One Anguilla rostrata isolate EN2019 chromosome 15, ASM1855537v3, whole genome shotgun sequence genomic window carries:
- the LOC135240389 gene encoding eIF5-mimic protein 2-A-like — translation MNNQKQQKPTLTGQRFKTRKRDEKERFDPTQFQESIVLGLTQTGSDLDAVAKFLDASGAKLDYRRYAETLFDILVAGGMLAPGGTLSDDLTRTEFCVFTAQEDLETMQAYAQVFNKLIRRYKYLEKGLEDEIKKLLLFLKGFSESERNKLAMLTGILLANGNISASILSSLFNENLVKEGVSAAFAVKLFKSWIHERDINSVASNLRKVGMDNRLMELFPANKRSCEHFSRYFTDAGLKELSDFARNQQSIGARKELQKELQEQMSRGDPFKDIIVYVKEEMKKTGISEQTMIGIVWSSVMSSVEWNKKEELVTEQAIKLLKQYSPLLKAFTSQGLSDITLLLKIQEYCYDNIHFMNSFQKIVVLLYKADVLSEEAILKWYTDAHVAKGKSVFLEQMKKFVEWLKNAEEESESEQEDED, via the exons ATGAATAATCAAAAGCAGCAAAAGCCAACGCTAACCGGCCAGCGTTTTAAAACTAGGAAAAGAG ATGAAAAGGAGAGATTTGACCCTACTCAGTTTCAGGAAAGCATCGTTCTAGGTCTGACTCAAACTGGCTCTGATCTGGACGCAGTTGCGAAGTTCCTTGATGCCTCTGGCGCCAAGCTTGACTACCGTCGCTATGCAGAGACGCTGTTTGACATCCTGGTGGCCGGCGGAATGCTGG CCCCCGGTGGAACTCTGTCTGATGACTTGACCCGCACAGAGTTCTGTGTCTTTACAGCACAAGAAGACCTGGAGACCATGCAAGCGTATG CTCAGGTTTTTAACAAGTTAATCAGGCGTTACAAGTACCTGGAGAAAGGGCTGGAGGATGAGATCAAGAAG ctgctgctgttcctgaaGGGATTCTCTGAGTCGGAGCGGAACAAGCTGGCCATGCTGACGGGGATCCTGCTGGCCAACGGGAACATATCCGCCTCCATCCTCAGCAGCCTCTTCAACGAGAACCTCGTCAAAGAAG gTGTCTCTGCGGCTTTTGCTGTGAAGCTGTTCAAATCCTGGATACACGAGAGAGACATCAACTCTGTGGCCAGCAATCTCCGAAAAGTGGGCATGGACAACAGGCTGATG GAGCTGTTTCCGGCGAACAAGCGGAGCTGCGAGCACTTCTCCCGCTACTTCACCGACGCGGGGCTCAAGGAGCTCTCGGACTTCGCCCGCAACCAGCAGTCCATCGGCGCCCGCAAGGAGCTGCAGAAGGAGCTCCAGGAGCAGATGTCCCGCGGGGACCCTTTCAAAGAC ATCATCGTCTACGTCAAGGAGGAGATGAAGAAGACCGGCATCTCCGAGCAGACCATGATCGGCATCGTCTGGAGCAGCGTCATGAGCTCCGTGGAGTGGAATAagaaggaggagctggtcacGGAACAAGCCATCAAGCTCTTGAAG caatACAGCCCCCTCCTGAAAGCCTTCACCTCCCAGGGGCTGTCCGATATCACCCTGCTGCTCAAGATCCAGGAGTACTGCTACGACAACATTCACTTCATGAACTCCTTTCAGAAGATCGTGGTGCTGCTCTACAAAG CGGACGTTTTGAGCGAAGAGGCCATCTTGAAGTGGTACACGGACGCTCATGTGGCGAAGGGAAAGAGCGTTTTCCTCGAGCAGATGAAGAAGTTTGTGGAGTGGCTGAAGAACGCTGAGGAAG AATCTGAGTCGGAGCAGGAGGATGAAGACTAA